One genomic region from Leptospira tipperaryensis encodes:
- the hisH gene encoding imidazole glycerol phosphate synthase subunit HisH has protein sequence MSSAKVLIIDYGVGNLLSVRRGFEYCGAEVEISSDPEAILNAPHVVLPGVGAFANAMEALAKGSLVEVIQTIAKKGTPLLAICLGMQMLMDESEEFGITAGLGLIPGRVVPIPSLTMDGSNQKIPHIGWSELIPSSSKSNWKNTILENTILGDSVYFVHSFMANPINPDHRIADCLYGGNSISAVIGYNNVIGCQFHPEKSGEVGLNLLKRFLQF, from the coding sequence ATGTCGTCCGCTAAAGTATTGATCATTGATTACGGAGTCGGTAACTTACTTAGTGTTAGGCGAGGTTTTGAATACTGCGGTGCTGAAGTTGAAATTTCTTCCGATCCGGAAGCGATACTCAACGCACCACACGTTGTACTTCCGGGTGTTGGCGCGTTTGCAAATGCGATGGAAGCGTTGGCAAAAGGCTCTTTAGTTGAAGTAATCCAAACTATTGCAAAAAAAGGAACCCCTCTTTTAGCGATCTGCCTCGGGATGCAAATGTTGATGGATGAAAGTGAAGAATTTGGTATTACGGCAGGACTCGGATTAATTCCTGGTAGAGTTGTCCCCATTCCTTCCTTAACAATGGACGGTAGTAATCAAAAGATTCCTCATATCGGTTGGAGCGAATTGATACCATCCTCTTCGAAATCGAATTGGAAGAATACTATATTAGAAAATACGATTTTAGGTGATTCGGTATATTTTGTTCATTCTTTTATGGCAAATCCGATCAACCCCGATCATCGAATCGCTGATTGTTTATACGGAGGTAATTCCATTTCCGCCGTGATTGGATACAATAACGTCATTGGTTGCCAGTTTCATCCTGAAAAGAGCGGGGAAGTCGGTTTAAATCTATTGAAACGGTTTCTACAATTTTGA
- a CDS encoding cytidylyltransferase domain-containing protein codes for MKLLAIIPARGGSKRLPGKNVRILGNKPLIVWSIDVAKVVPEICDTLVSTDDSKIAEVAKQNGALVPWLRPSQLATDTSLSIDVVLHALDWYETEKGKVDGVILLQPTSPFRSKESVEKGISIFREHGMRSTVLGVEKADPHPMWCFKLENGILKPFCEDGGLHLRSQDLPSAYYVNGSFYLTPTKILKEKHTFYTNEILPLVANSEEESFDIDTESDWTSAEDFLERKNSR; via the coding sequence TTGAAACTTCTTGCTATCATTCCCGCGCGGGGAGGTTCAAAGCGCTTACCCGGAAAGAATGTTAGGATTTTAGGGAACAAACCATTAATTGTTTGGAGTATTGACGTAGCCAAAGTGGTGCCAGAAATCTGCGATACCTTAGTTTCAACTGACGATTCTAAAATCGCAGAGGTTGCAAAACAAAATGGTGCGTTAGTTCCTTGGCTTAGGCCTTCTCAACTGGCAACCGATACTTCGCTTTCAATCGACGTAGTTTTACATGCGCTTGATTGGTATGAAACCGAAAAAGGCAAAGTGGACGGCGTTATATTATTACAACCAACTTCTCCATTTCGAAGCAAAGAATCGGTTGAAAAAGGAATATCTATTTTTCGAGAACATGGAATGCGTTCAACCGTTTTAGGAGTAGAGAAGGCCGATCCACATCCGATGTGGTGTTTTAAATTGGAAAACGGAATTTTGAAACCATTTTGTGAAGACGGAGGTTTACATTTAAGATCCCAGGATTTACCATCCGCGTATTACGTAAATGGAAGCTTTTATCTGACTCCAACAAAAATCCTAAAAGAAAAACATACGTTTTATACCAATGAAATTCTACCATTGGTAGCGAACTCGGAAGAGGAATCCTTCGATATCGACACCGAATCAGATTGGACATCTGCGGAAGACTTTTTAGAAAGGAAGAATAGTAGGTAA